GTACATAGTGTTCATTATGCCTATGCCGCCTACAAATAATGATATTGCTGCTATTCCTGATAGTAATATTGTTACTATGTTTAGTGTGTCGTTTATTGATTGCATGCTTTGTTCGTTTGTTTGAACAGTGAAATCTTCTTTTCCTTCATCTATATTTCTTTCTTTTCTTAAATCTTTTATTATTCTTTCTACAACTTCGTCCATTTCATTTGTATTTGATGCTTTTGCTACAATTAGATTATAGTCTGTTGGTTCATTGAATAGGTCTCTCATGACCTCTTCATTCATAGCTATTACGCCATCTACTGTAAAAGATCCTTTTTTTTCGTGAATGCCTACAATTTCAAAGTCTTGTTCTTGTATTTTTATTGAGTCTCCTAAATTAAGGTTTTTTCCGAATGCTTTTTTTGTGTGATAATCGTTGCCTATTGTTATTTTATTTTTATCTGTTGGTTTCAGTTCTCGTCCATATTCTATAACTATGTTTCCAACAGTATTTATCCATTCTCTTTCTTCTTGATTTTTAGGAGTTGATCCTATGTATGTTGTGTATCTTTTGTCGTTTACTTCTGCAGTTGTCGGAATTATTAATCTGCCTGCGACTATATCCACACCTCTTACTCGTTGTATTACTTTTAACTCTGCGTCTGTAAGGGGGTTTGCCACGTTTAGACCTGGAGGTCCAGCACCTATACCTTTAGCTTGTATGGTTATTCTTTCTGCTCCAAGAATATTAAATTGTTGTGCAACTGCAAGTTTTAATCCGGCTC
Above is a window of Candidatus Woesearchaeota archaeon DNA encoding:
- a CDS encoding ABC transporter permease, with translation MIRDYIKIAWNSLKRRGIRSWLTMLGIFIGIAAVVSLISLGAGLKLAVAQQFNILGAERITIQAKGIGAGPPGLNVANPLTDAELKVIQRVRGVDIVAGRLIIPTTAEVNDKRYTTYIGSTPKNQEEREWINTVGNIVIEYGRELKPTDKNKITIGNDYHTKKAFGKNLNLGDSIKIQEQDFEIVGIHEKKGSFTVDGVIAMNEEVMRDLFNEPTDYNLIVAKASNTNEMDEVVERIIKDLRKERNIDEGKEDFTVQTNEQSMQSINDTLNIVTILLSGIAAISLFVGGIGIMNTMYTSVLERQADIGIMKAIGAQNKDIFIMFFIESGFLGLAGGIIGIILGMGIGKTVEIIGTLALGSNFLKASFTPELIIGALLFSFIVGAAAGTLPALGAAKMNPVDALRD